In Ipomoea triloba cultivar NCNSP0323 chromosome 15, ASM357664v1, one genomic interval encodes:
- the LOC116007034 gene encoding phospholipase D delta-like, with amino-acid sequence MCDLMSENVVYLHGDLDLKILEARRLPNMDIVSERIRRFVTAFDFRKPASRQGKKVHRHTKIITSDPYVKVCLAGATVARTRVISNSQDPVWAEHFKIPVAHPVSEVEFQVKDNDVFGADFIGVAKVPAHKIISGEPINDWFPIIGANGKPPKPDCAIRLVMKFTPCDENPAYRGGVPENYGLKESYFPMRHGGAVTLYQDAHVPEGSLPEINIDGGKAFQHENCWEDICHAILEAHHMVYIVGWSIYHKVKLVREPTRPLPNGGDLNLGELLKYKSQEGVRVLLLVWDDKTSHSKFFINTSGVMGTHDEETRKFFRHSSVTCVLAPRYASSKLSFFKQQVVGTLYTHHQKCVIVDTQAQGNNRKITAFIGGLDLCDGRYDTPQHRLFSDRHTVFQDDYHNPTFPEEGVKAPRQPWHDLHCKIEGPAAYDILTNFEQRWRKASKWAELGRRFKKISHWHDDALLKVERISWITSPSPSVPNDDPSLWVSNEDDPENWHAQVFRSIDSGSLKGFPKDVHTAVTQNLVCAKDLVIDRSIQMAYIEAIRRAQHFIYIENQYFLGSSYAWPSYKEAGADNLIPMELALKIVSKIRNRERFTVYIVIPMWPEGVPSSAPVQEILYWQGQTMQMMYEIIAKELKSEKIEDAHPCDYLNFYCLGNREECNEESVSSHAPGYSDVMTASQKSGRFMIYVHAKGMVVDDEYVILGSANINQRSMAGSRDTEIAMGAYQPHQTWAKNQSHPHGQVYGYRKSLWAEHLGMMDKRLDEAEGRSCVKLVNEIAEENWKRYTAEKFTPLQGHLLKYPVQVDSNGKVSPLGGFEYFPDVGGKVLGGRTTLPDALTT; translated from the exons ATGTGCGATTTGATGTCAGAGAATGTGGTATATCTCCATGGGGATCTGGACTTGAAGATTCTGGAAGCCCGGCGGCTGCCCAATATGGACATCGTGTCGGAGCGCATCCGCCGATTCGTGACGGCGTTCGATTTCCGGAAACCCGCGTCCCGGCAGGGGAAGAAGGTCCACCGCCACACCAAGATTATCACCAGCGACCCTTACGTCAAAGTTTGCCTCGCCGGCGCCACCGTGGCTCGCACCCGCGTGATCTCCAATTCCCAGGATCCCGTCTGGGCCGAGCACTTCAAGATCCCGGTGGCCCACCCCGTTTCCGAGGTCGAGTTTCAG GTGAAGGACAACGACGTGTTCGGCGCCGACTTCATCGGCGTCGCGAAAGTCCCGGCCCACAAGATCATCTCCGGGGAGCCCATCAACGACTGGTTCCCGATCATCGGCGCCAACGGGAAGCCGCCGAAGCCCGACTGCGCCATCCGGCTGGTGATGAAGTTCACCCCATGCGACGAAAACCCGGCGTACCGCGGCGGCGTTCCGGAGAACTACGGGCTGAAGGAGAGCTATTTTCCGATGAGGCACGGCGGGGCGGTGACGCTGTACCAGGACGCGCACGTCCCGGAGGGGAGTTTGCCGGAGATAAATATAGACGGCGGAAAGGCGTTTCAGCACGAGAATTGCTGGGAAGACATCTGTCATGCCATTCTGGAGGCTCATCACATGGTTTATATAGTTGGGTGGTCCATTTATCACAAGGTGAAGCTGGTGAGGGAGCCCACTAGGCCGTTGCCCAACGGCGGCGATTTGAACCTCGGAGAGTTGCTAAAGTATAAGTCCCAGGAAGGTGTCAGGGTGTTGCTCTTGGTTTGGGATGACAAGACTTCTCACAGTAAATTCTTCATTAATACG AGTGGAGTGATGGGAACACACGACGAAGAAACTCGGAAATTTTTCAGGCACTCATCAGTCACTTGCGTGCTCGCCCCTCGATATGCAAGCAGTAAGCTCAGCTTTTTCAAGCAACAG GTGGTAGGAACACTTTATACACACCATCAGAAGTGTGTAATTGTTGATACACAAGCCCAGGGAAACAACCGGAAGATCACAGCTTTTATCGGCGGTCTAGACCTATGCGATGGCCGATACGATACCCCCCAGCATAGATTATTCTCTGATCGCCACACTGTTTTCCAGGATGATTATCACAATCCTACTTTTCCT GAAGAGGGAGTAAAGGCACCAAGGCAGCCATGGCATGATTTACACTGCAAGATTGAAGGTCCTGCTGCATATGATATTCTCACAAACTTTGAACAGCGGTGGAGAAAAGCCTCCAAGTGGGCGGAGTTAGGGCGGCGTTTCAAGAAGATATCTCACTGGCATGACGACGCATTGTTAAAAGTAGAGCGGATTTCATGGATAACTAGCCCTTCTCCTTCTGTTCCAAATGATGATCCTTCATTGTGGGTTTCCAATGAAGATGATCCAGAAAACTGGCATGCTCAG GTTTTCAGATCCATAGATTCAGGGTCCTTGAAAGGATTCCCCAAAGATGTTCACACAGCTGTAACACAG AATCTAGTTTGCGCGAAAGATTTAGTGATTGATAGGAGCATCCAAATGGCATACATCGAGGCAATAAGACGAGCCCAGCATTTTATTTACATTGAAAACCAGTATTTCCTGGGGTCATCTTATGCTTGGCCTTCTTACAAAGAAGCAG GCGCGGATAACTTGATCCCAATGGAGCTTGCGCTTAAGATTGTAAGTAAAATTCGGAATAGGGAGAGATTTACAGTGTACATTGTGATCCCAATGTGGCCTGAAGGTGTCCCCAGTTCTGCACCAGTTCAAGAAATTCTGTATTGGCAG GGACAAACAATGCAAATGATGTATGAAATCATTGCCAAGGAGTTGAAATCAGAGAAGATAGAGGATGCACATCCCTGTGACTATCTCAACTTCTATTGCCTTGGCAATCGAGAAGAATGCAACGAAGAGAGTGTGTCCTCTCACGCTCCTGGCTACAGCGACGTT ATGACGGCTTCTCAGAAATCGGGGAGGTTCATGATCTATGTGCACGCCAAGGGAATGGTTGTGGACGACGAGTATGTCATCTTGGGTTCTGCTAATATCAACCAACGATCCATGGCCGGTTCCAGAGACACAGAGATCGCCATGGGCGCATATCAGCCCCATCAAACCTGGGCCAAAAATCAAAGCCATCCCCATGGCCAG GTGTATGGGTACAGAAAGTCACTGTGGGCGGAGCACTTGGGGATGATGGACAAGAGGCTGGACGAAGCAGAAGGAAGGTCATGCGTTAAACTAGTAAACGAAATCGCAGAAGAGAACTGGAAGAGATACACGGCAGAGAAGTTCACTCCATTGCAGGGTCATCTTCTTAAGTACCCAGTGCAAGTGGATTCAAATGGGAAGGTAAGTCCGTTGGGGGGATTTGAATATTTCCCAGACGTTGGTGGGAAAGTGCTAGGAGGTAGAACAACCTTGCCTGATGCCTTGACCACTTAA